GGGGTCAGGCCTGAATAAGTGAATAACTTTAAAGTTATTCACTTATTCAGGCCTGACCCCGTTTTTATGTTTTTCCAAAAGTATTAAAAAAACTTAACAACTCATCTGAAATTGAAAATTTGAACAATTGAAACAATAAAAAATATTGCAACATGATAAAATTAAATGTTACATTTTGTAAAAAAATTATTTATGGTGTAATATTATAGTATGAAATGTTTATAAATTCATACAAAGGAAATTGTATTCACCAAATCTAATATAATCCAAGGCCTTGGGGTGAATACGATACCAGCTTTTACTAAACAAATTATAATAGGAGGGGGAAACATGGAAAAAGCAACTAACGCGAAACAGGAATTTAAGCCGTTTATTCCTGCAGACAAAATTCTTCCAGAATTTACTTTAACATCTATCATTATTGGTATTATAATGGCTGTAGTATTTGGTGCAGCTAACGCATATCTAGGGCTAAAAGTAGGTATGACAATTAGTGCATCGATTCCTGCGGCAGTAATTTCTATGGGTATCATAAGAGGTATATTAAGAAAAGAATCTATACTAGAAAACAACATGGTTCAAACAATAGGTTCAGCTGGTGAATCATTAGCAGCTGGTGCGATTTTTACACTTCCAGCACTGTTTATTTGGAGTGCTGAATGGGGTATAGGAACACCGAGCTTGCTAAAAATCACAGCTATTGCTTTATGTGGTGGAATACTTGGAGTATTATTTATGGTTCCATTAAGAAAAGCACTTATTGTAAATGAACATGGAGTTTTACCTTATCCAGAGGGTACAGCTTGTGCCGAGGTTTTACTTGCCGGTGAAGAAGGTGGAGAAAAGGCTAAAACTACATTTGCTGGTTTAGGTATAGGTGCACTTTATAAGTTTATAACAGGTGGATTTAAGTTGTTTCCAAGTGAAATAGAAACTACTATACCTGGATATAAAGGTGCAGCTATAGGTGGAGATGTTCTACCGGCGTTACTTGGTGTTGGTTTCATTATAGGACCTAAAATTTCTGCATATATGCTAGCAGGTGCAGTTATTGGTTGGTTTGGACTTATTCCATTAATAGCTAATATAGGAAGCATGGGCGAAATTGTAATGTACCCTGCTACAGTTCCATTAAATCAATTAGACCATTGGGAGATTTGGGATTATTACATAAGATATGTCGGAGCAGGTGCCGTTGCTTTTGGTGGTATTTTTAGTTTAATAAAGTCATTACCTTTGATCGTACAGACGTTTAAGGATGCAATGAAAAATTATTCAAGTGGTGTAGGTGAAGGTTCAGATGTAAGAACCAATAGAGATTTATCAATGAAAGTAGTATTAATAGGCTCTTTAGCAGTAGTATTAGCAATGATGATGTTACCAATAATTCCTGTTGGATTTGGTGGTGCATTATTAATTGCAATATTCGGTTTCTTCTTTGCAACTGTATCTTCAAGAATTGTAGGTTTAGTAGGTAGTTCATCAAATCCAGTATCAGGAATGACTATAGCTACTTTAATTATTACAGCTATAGTATTTAAAGCAAGCGGAAATGATGGACATGTTGGAATGATTGGAACCTTAACTGTAGGTTCAATAATCTGTATAATAGCTGCAATGGCGGGTGACACTTCACAGGACTTAAAGACAGGTTTCTTAGTAGGTGCTACTCCTAAGAAACAGCAGTACTGTGAATTGATAGGTGCTTTATCTGCAGCTCTTGCAATAGGATTTGTATTAGTTCTATTAAACAATGCATGGGGATTTGGCTCACAAGAACTACCAGCTCCTCAAGCAACACTTATGAGATTAGTTATTGAAGGTGTTATGGGTGGAAATCTACCTTGGGCCCTAGTATTTACAGGAGTAGGTATTGGTGTAGCAATTGAGCTACTTGGTTTACCAGTTCTTCCTATTGCAATAGGTTTATACTTACCAATTCACTTAAGTACACCTATTATGGTTGGTGGTGTAATCAGAGGTATCTTAGATAAGAAACTAAACAAAGAAGATGGTGAAGATAGCACAATTAAAGCTAAGATTGATTCAGGTATACTATTTGCATCAGGGCTTATTGCAGGAGAAGGCTTAATCGGTATATTATTAGCAATATTTGCAGTGCTTGGAATAGACTTAGCATTTGGATTTAGTTTAGGACAGCTTGGAGCACTAGCTTTCTTTGCAGCACTAACTTATATGTTAATGAGATATTCAGTATTAAAGAAAAGTTAATCTTTAATATATAGTGGAAAAGTTAAATATAATTATATTAGAAAAGAGGATATTTTTAAATATCCTCTTTTCAGCTTATAAAGAATGGGGTGTAGTTATGAGACGAAAAATTAACAAGAATGATAACTTACTAGAATTAATTCCTTTAAAAAATGAAAAGTTTGATTGGAAGATTAATGAAGAGGGTTTAGTACAAGTTATAATACTTAGAAATAGTATGTTAGATAGAATAGTTAGAGTTTTTTTCAATACACCTAAATTTATGAAAATAGATTTAGATAAATACGGTAGTTTTATCTGGAATTGCATTGATGGCACAAAGAACATAGAAGAGATAGGACAAAAATTTAAAGAAAAATTTGGAGAAGAAGTAGAGCCTCTTTATGAGCGTCTCGTAACTTATATTAATATTTTAAGAAACAATAAGTTTATAAAACTTGTAAAAGAAAGTGATATCAATGATTAGTTTTATAGTAAGCGTACTTGTTTTTGCTGCTGCCTTTGCTTTTTTGTTAGCATGGGGTTATGTAAAGCAACAGAAAAAGACACAAGAATTATTAGATAAATTGTATAAAAAGATTGAGACAAAAATAATAAAGCAGCTAAAAAAGAAAGAATATCTTACCAAAAACGAATTAATGGAGCTAATTAAAGGTACTAAGGCATCATTATTTTGGAGTAATAATAAAATACAAGTAAATGATCCTAAATTAGTAACTGACAATATATTAAACAAACTATTAGAAAAAGGAGTTATAGTAGAGGTATTAAATAAAGGGCCTAAAAAATATAAATTAAATAAATAAAGGAGATGTTAAGTATGACAAGAGTTTTAGCAAATTTACAACCTGAATCTGTTTTTAAACATTTTGAGGAGTTAACTAAAATTCCTAGAGGTTCAGGTAATGAAAAAGAAGTAAGTGATTTCTTAGTGGAGTTTGCTAAAGACAATGGACTTGAGGTAATTCAGGAGGATTGTTTAAACGTAATTATAAAGAAACCTGGAACAGAAGGATATGAAAATGCACCTACTGTAATACTTCAAGGACATATGGATATGGTATGTGCTAAAAGAGAAGATTTAGATTTTGACTTTACAAAAGACTCAATTCCTGTTGTTGTAGATGGTGATATGATTAAAACTGAAGGAACAACACTAGGAGGGGATAATGGTATAGCTGTTGCTATGGCTATGGCAATTTTAGAATCAGATGATATTCCTCATCCTCCACTTGTAGCATTGTTTACAGTAGCTGAAGAAACAGGAATGGATGGAGTTTTAAATCTTAATCCAGAACATATTTCAGGAGACATATTAATAAATATCGATTCAGAAGAAGAAGGAGTAATTTTAACTTCATGTGCAGGAGGAGTTAATAATATAGTACACTTACCGATAGAATGGAATGAAGCTGGCGAAAACAAATTAACTTACAAGCTTGCTATAAAAGGATTATTAGGAGGTCATTCAGGAATAGAAATAGATAAAAATAGAGGAAATGCAATAAAATTATTAGGAAGAATATTAGATGGAATTAGTAGAGAAATAGATATTAACATTGCTAATGTAAATGGTGGAGAAAAGATGAATGCAATTCCTAAAATGGCAGAAGCAATTATATTGATTAAAGCAGAAAAAGAAGAGGAATTAAAAGCTTTAGTTAATAAATATCAGGAAGTATTCTCAAATGAGTTTGCTACTGCTGACCCTGATATTAAAGTATATCTAGAAGATGTAGAAGGTGTAGAGAAAGTATTTAATACAACAACTCAAAAAGGTTTAATTAGTATACTTAGATTACTACCAAATGGAGTACAGACAATGAGTGCTGATGTTGAGGGATTAGTAGAAAGTTCTAATAATATAGGAGTACTTACTACAGAAAAAGATGAAATTGTATTCAGTAGTGCAGTAAGAAGCTCAGTTAAAAGCTTAAAACATGAAATAAATGAAAGAGTACAGGCTATATGTGATTTAGTTGGTGCTAAAATGGAGTTAGTTTCAGATTATCCTGAATGGCAGTACAAAGTTGATTCACCTATTAGAGATTTAATGGCTAAAGTTTACGAGGATATGTATGGTGAAGAAGCGAAGATAGAAGCAATTCATGCAGGTTTAGAGTGTGGCTTCTTAAAAGAAAAACTTGGCGATATAGATATGGTTTCAATCGGTCCTAACCTTTACGATGTACATACTCCAGATGAGCATTTAAGTGTATCATCTACAAAAAGAGTATTTGAATTTTTATGTGAAGTATTACAAAGAATAAAGTAAACTCTAGGAGTTATTAAAAGGGCCAGGTTTTAAAAACCTGACCCAAATTTTTATATAGTCTTTTTTGTCTCCTATTCTAGTAGCAAAAAGCAGTATTGCTGCTTTTTTTTCCGTTAACCTATTCACGAAAATAGTTTTATATACATATATTATAGTAGCCTAAGATATAGGCTATTATATATAACCGTGAAGGAGGTAAACAGAATGGCTGATGGTAAAGGTTTATTAGGAGGATTATTTGACGGAGGTAGTGAATTACTATTCTTCTTCCTATTATTAGTTGTATTATTCTGTAACTGCTACGGATACAGAGGATGCTAAGTACTACATGAAAAGACTACCAGCTATGTTTGATTCATAGTTGGTAGAAAATCTAAATTTACTCTAATAGGAGTGATGTAAATGACTGATGGTTACTATCCAGATAGCAGTTTATTATTTTTCTTCTTACTTCTAGTAGTACTATTTTGTTTTTACTGCTAAAAATTAAAGAAGTTTGTACCCAATTCCCCTGTTTATTACAGGGGATTATATTTTGGCGATTTTCATTGTAGCAAAGTACTGACTTTTTCATACACTGTTAGTAAAAAGACAATTAAGGAGGTTTTTTTATGGATTATACGTATGACAACGTACAATATCCGGAGATTTATTATCGTATGTATCCGATGGTAGAAGAGTGTATTAACAAGTACATGAATAATATGCCAGTTTACACAATGCCAACTGAAGAGGAATTAGAAGAAATGGTAGATGAAGTTTATGATAAAATGATAGAAGAATGCCCAGAAATAGACCAAGATCCTGGCGAAAGAAGGCCAAGATCTAGGTCATCAGTACAACAAAGACCTTTTTATGGTAGAAGAAGGATATTTAGAGATTTAATTAGTATAGTTCTTTTATCAAGACTATTTGGACGAAGAAGATATAGATATCCAGGCTTTGGATATGGCCCAGGTTATGGATACGGTCCAGGTTTCGGTTATGGCCCAGGATATGGGTATGGTCCAGGGTATAGATAATAAGATAAAATAAGTAACATGATGTAGCTCACATTTAAATGTGAGCTACAGTTAATTTCGAAAAGCCAATAGTGGAAAGCGAGGAGCAATTATCAATTCTCAATTTCACTTTGATATGTTATAATATACATAATTATTTGAAAAAAGTTTTAGCGAAAAAGATAAAGAAAGACATACAAGGGGGGATTTTAAGACAAAAATACGGACAAACTTACAAAATTGTGCAACCGATTTCATAGAACTACAAAAACTGGAAAGATAGGAGGAAAAATATGAACTTTCAAGGGATTTACCATAGACCAAAGAGCAACTATTGCTATGCATATGATAAGGATACCGTACATATTAGACTAAGGGCTTCTAAAGGTGATTTAGAAAACGTTATACTAGTATATGGAGATAAATATATATGGTCACAAAACAGAGAAATAGAAATGAAATTAGAGTGTTCAGATAAATATTTTGACTACTTCATAGCAGAAATAAAACCACCATACAGAAGACTAGCATACTATTTCATCTTAGAAGGCAAAAGTGAAAGATACTACTATACAGAATGGGGATTTTTTGATGAAATAGACAAAGATGAGGTATACATGCATTTCTTTGAGTATCCATTTTTAAATAAAATAGATATTCACAAGGTATCTGAATGGGTAAAGGATGCAGTATTTTATCAAATATTCCCTGAAAGATTTTATAACGGTGATAAATTCAATGACCCAAAAGGAGTAGAAAAGTGGGGAGAAGCTCCAAAGTCTGATAATTTCTTTGGTGGAGACTTAAAAGGAATAATAGATAAATTAGATTATTTAACAGACCTAGGAATAAATGCGATATACTTAACCCCTATATTTGAATCATATTCTAACCACAAATACAATACTAAAGATTATATGAAAATAGACCCACACTTTGGAGATTTAAATACTATGAAGGAATTAGTACAGAAATGTCATGAAAGAGGAATAAAAGTGGTTCTTGATGCAGTATTTAACCACATTGGATATTATTCTGCTCAATTTCAGGATGTAGTGAAGAAAGGAAAAAAATCTCCATATTATGACTGGTTTTATATAAGAGAATGGCCTATTGAAACAGACCCACCTAATTATTATACATTTGCATTTGCTCCATATATGCCTAAACTAAATACTGAAAACCCAGAGGTTAAAGAATACCTTTTAAATGTTGCAAAATACTGGATAGAAGAAGCTGATATCGATGGCTGGAGACTAGATGTAGCTAATGAAATAGACCACAGCTTTTGGAGAGAATTTAGAAAAGTTGTTAAAAAAACTAAAAGCGATGCTTATATAGTAGGGGAGATATGGCACGATTCATTACCTTGGCTATTAGGTGACCAATTTGATGCGGTTATGAATTATCCTTTTACTCGAGTATGTATTCAATACTTTGCACATAGAAACTTAAATAATAAAGAATTTAAAGAATTGATAAATGAAACACAAATAAGAAATACTCAACAAGTAAATGAAGTAATGTTAAATTTATTAGATAGTCATGATACGTCTAGGTTTCTATATAAAGCAAAAGGAGATAAAGAAAGTCTTAAGCTTGCTTCGGTATTCCAGTTAACTTATTTGGGAGCTCCGTGTATTTATTATGGAACAGAAATAGGTATGAATGGAGGAGACGACCCAGACTGTAGAAGAACAATGGAATGGAATGAGGATAAATGGAATAAAGACTTATTAAACCATTATAAAAGATTAATAAAAATAAGAAACGAGCATGAAGCCTTAAGAAGAGGTAATTTTAAATGGATTGAAGGCTTAGATGATGTAGTTGGATTTGTAAGAGAGACTGACAAAGAAGAGATTATAGTACTTATTAATAACTCTAATCAAGATAAAGAGATACAACTAAAAGTGAATGGAACAGAGTATATAGATTTGGTAAAAGATAAAAAAATCAACTGTGACAGAGTGTTGAAAACTACAATAACTAAGGGGAATTTTGAAATTTTACTAAATATAAAATAATTAAAATTGTTTGACACTTATCAAAAAATAGATTATAATTAAATTGTGCAAACGGTTGCAGAGAGGACATGCAACAATAAAAATTATAAAAAGTAAGGGGGATTTTTATGAAACGATTTTTCAGTCTACTACTAATAGGTATGTTAGTATTCTCATTAGTAGGCTGTGGGCCAAAAGACCAACCTGCACCTGTAAATCAAGAAAATAATGAATCTCAAGATTCAGGTGAATTAAAGCCTGAAGATGGTGCAGAATTATTAGTTTGGGAAAGTGAAGGACCTGAAGGTGAATGGATTGAATATGTAGCAGAAGAATTCGAGAAAAAATATGGTGTTAAAGTTAAATATGAAGCAGTAGGTGCTGTTGATGCTGAAGAAAGATTAGCACAAGATGGACCTGCTGGAATAGGTGCAGACTTATTTGTTGCTCCACATGACCATACTGGTTCATTAGTGGCAGCAGGATTAATTCAAGAAAATGATTTAGCAGCTGATAGAGTTAAAAATGACTTTATGAAAGCAGCTGTAGATGGTGTTTCATACCAAGGAACAGTTTATGGATTCCCAGTTGCTATTGAAACTTATGCATTATTCTACAATAAAGATATATTCCCAGAAGCACCAAAGACTTACGATGAAATAGTTGAAAAGGCTAAAGAATACAATGACCCTAACAACAATAAATTTGCATTTATGTGGGACATTGGAAACGCTTACTATACACACAGCTTTATAGCTGGTGGTGGCGGATACATATTTGGCCAAGGTGGAACTGACAAAAATGATGTTGGTATAGATTCTGAAGGAGCTATTGCTGGTGCAAAGGCAATGCTTAAGTTAAAAGAAATATTACCAGTTAACTCACAAGACTCAACAACTCAAATTATGGAAGGTTTATTTGATGAAGGTAAAGTAGGAGCTATCATCGATGGACCTTGGGCTGTACAAGGTAGAAAGGAATCAGGAGTAAACTTTGGTATTGCTCCATTACCAAAATTATTCGATGGTAAGCAACAATCAAGCTTCTCAGGAATCAGATCATTATTTGTAAGTGCATATACTAAATATCCAAAGGCAGCTAAATTATTTGCTGAATTTGCTACTTCTGATGAAATGTTACTAAAGAGATTTGAAATAACTAGTCAAATACCACCTGTTAAAGCATTAATGGATGCTGACGAAATTAAGAATGATGAATTTGTAGCTCCATTCTTAGAGCAAGCACAATACGCAGTTCCAATGCCATCAATTCCACAAATGGGATATGTATGGGAACCATACGGAAACTCATTTGCTTCAATGTGGAATGATGGTGTATCACCTGAAGAAGCATTGAAGAATGCAGCTCAAGTAGTTAGAGATGCAATAGCTGCTGAATAATATAGAATAGCAATCATAAAGAAAAATCTAGTCGTTTACGGTAAATGTAAATGGCTAGATTTTTCTTAAAAAAACTAGGAGGTAATACTATGAAAAGGTCAAAAAAAGCGGCCTTATTATCTACACTATTCATGGGACTAGGACAATTTTATAACAAAGAAATATATAAGGGTATTATATTCTCATTAATAGAGGTTCTAGTTATAGTATTTTTTATACCTTATTTTGGATATAGTATGTGGGGATTATTTACATTAGGTGAAACTCCACAGTATTTTGTAGATGGTATCGCATATGGACATCATTCAATTTTTCTATTGATTGATGGTATCATCTCAATACTTACTTTAGTTATAATTGGAATAGTTTATTATTTAAACATTGTAGATGCTAAAAAGACAGCAAAAAGATTAGAAGAAGGAAAACCACTACTTACTCCTAAAGAGTATATAAAATATATTTGGGAAAGACATTTTCACAAATTCATGT
Above is a genomic segment from Caldisalinibacter kiritimatiensis containing:
- a CDS encoding OPT family oligopeptide transporter; translation: MEKATNAKQEFKPFIPADKILPEFTLTSIIIGIIMAVVFGAANAYLGLKVGMTISASIPAAVISMGIIRGILRKESILENNMVQTIGSAGESLAAGAIFTLPALFIWSAEWGIGTPSLLKITAIALCGGILGVLFMVPLRKALIVNEHGVLPYPEGTACAEVLLAGEEGGEKAKTTFAGLGIGALYKFITGGFKLFPSEIETTIPGYKGAAIGGDVLPALLGVGFIIGPKISAYMLAGAVIGWFGLIPLIANIGSMGEIVMYPATVPLNQLDHWEIWDYYIRYVGAGAVAFGGIFSLIKSLPLIVQTFKDAMKNYSSGVGEGSDVRTNRDLSMKVVLIGSLAVVLAMMMLPIIPVGFGGALLIAIFGFFFATVSSRIVGLVGSSSNPVSGMTIATLIITAIVFKASGNDGHVGMIGTLTVGSIICIIAAMAGDTSQDLKTGFLVGATPKKQQYCELIGALSAALAIGFVLVLLNNAWGFGSQELPAPQATLMRLVIEGVMGGNLPWALVFTGVGIGVAIELLGLPVLPIAIGLYLPIHLSTPIMVGGVIRGILDKKLNKEDGEDSTIKAKIDSGILFASGLIAGEGLIGILLAIFAVLGIDLAFGFSLGQLGALAFFAALTYMLMRYSVLKKS
- a CDS encoding PqqD family protein, translated to MRRKINKNDNLLELIPLKNEKFDWKINEEGLVQVIILRNSMLDRIVRVFFNTPKFMKIDLDKYGSFIWNCIDGTKNIEEIGQKFKEKFGEEVEPLYERLVTYINILRNNKFIKLVKESDIND
- a CDS encoding aminoacyl-histidine dipeptidase; translation: MTRVLANLQPESVFKHFEELTKIPRGSGNEKEVSDFLVEFAKDNGLEVIQEDCLNVIIKKPGTEGYENAPTVILQGHMDMVCAKREDLDFDFTKDSIPVVVDGDMIKTEGTTLGGDNGIAVAMAMAILESDDIPHPPLVALFTVAEETGMDGVLNLNPEHISGDILINIDSEEEGVILTSCAGGVNNIVHLPIEWNEAGENKLTYKLAIKGLLGGHSGIEIDKNRGNAIKLLGRILDGISREIDINIANVNGGEKMNAIPKMAEAIILIKAEKEEELKALVNKYQEVFSNEFATADPDIKVYLEDVEGVEKVFNTTTQKGLISILRLLPNGVQTMSADVEGLVESSNNIGVLTTEKDEIVFSSAVRSSVKSLKHEINERVQAICDLVGAKMELVSDYPEWQYKVDSPIRDLMAKVYEDMYGEEAKIEAIHAGLECGFLKEKLGDIDMVSIGPNLYDVHTPDEHLSVSSTKRVFEFLCEVLQRIK
- a CDS encoding glycoside hydrolase family 13 protein, giving the protein MNFQGIYHRPKSNYCYAYDKDTVHIRLRASKGDLENVILVYGDKYIWSQNREIEMKLECSDKYFDYFIAEIKPPYRRLAYYFILEGKSERYYYTEWGFFDEIDKDEVYMHFFEYPFLNKIDIHKVSEWVKDAVFYQIFPERFYNGDKFNDPKGVEKWGEAPKSDNFFGGDLKGIIDKLDYLTDLGINAIYLTPIFESYSNHKYNTKDYMKIDPHFGDLNTMKELVQKCHERGIKVVLDAVFNHIGYYSAQFQDVVKKGKKSPYYDWFYIREWPIETDPPNYYTFAFAPYMPKLNTENPEVKEYLLNVAKYWIEEADIDGWRLDVANEIDHSFWREFRKVVKKTKSDAYIVGEIWHDSLPWLLGDQFDAVMNYPFTRVCIQYFAHRNLNNKEFKELINETQIRNTQQVNEVMLNLLDSHDTSRFLYKAKGDKESLKLASVFQLTYLGAPCIYYGTEIGMNGGDDPDCRRTMEWNEDKWNKDLLNHYKRLIKIRNEHEALRRGNFKWIEGLDDVVGFVRETDKEEIIVLINNSNQDKEIQLKVNGTEYIDLVKDKKINCDRVLKTTITKGNFEILLNIK
- a CDS encoding maltose ABC transporter substrate-binding protein, with the protein product MKRFFSLLLIGMLVFSLVGCGPKDQPAPVNQENNESQDSGELKPEDGAELLVWESEGPEGEWIEYVAEEFEKKYGVKVKYEAVGAVDAEERLAQDGPAGIGADLFVAPHDHTGSLVAAGLIQENDLAADRVKNDFMKAAVDGVSYQGTVYGFPVAIETYALFYNKDIFPEAPKTYDEIVEKAKEYNDPNNNKFAFMWDIGNAYYTHSFIAGGGGYIFGQGGTDKNDVGIDSEGAIAGAKAMLKLKEILPVNSQDSTTQIMEGLFDEGKVGAIIDGPWAVQGRKESGVNFGIAPLPKLFDGKQQSSFSGIRSLFVSAYTKYPKAAKLFAEFATSDEMLLKRFEITSQIPPVKALMDADEIKNDEFVAPFLEQAQYAVPMPSIPQMGYVWEPYGNSFASMWNDGVSPEEALKNAAQVVRDAIAAE